The proteins below come from a single Chrysoperla carnea chromosome 1, inChrCarn1.1, whole genome shotgun sequence genomic window:
- the LOC123290883 gene encoding uncharacterized protein LOC123290883, protein MKQRTKAFICVVASIVFFFITVIYFALSSVIVNEIEGLKFARGASIAIMSIGLAFSPLIVYSVYNRKFQLIMTWLIIQGILWQLNVILTVVILLTIVRQTGPSKSSKYNAAVFTVYIILDIIWFLIGYGIWRYWKLLNDIKNFPIYERINLETQGGRTIQPESIDFDSVSLRDFERLAAFGWRRGTH, encoded by the exons ATGAAACAACGTACAAAAGCATTCATATGTGTTGTTGCCAGTATAGTATTCTTTTTCATAACTGTTATATATTTCGCATTATCGTCAGTGATTGTCAATGAAATTGAGGGTCTTAAATTCGCGAGAGGAGCATCGATTGCAATAATGAGTATTGGATTAGCATTTTCACCACTTATAGTTTATTCAGTATATAAtcgtaaatttcaattaataatgaCTTGGTTAATAATACAAGGAATTCTATGGCaattaaatgttatattgaCAGTGGTTATTTTACTAACAATAGTACGCCAAACTGGTCCATCAAAATCATCCAAATATAACGCAG CTGTATTTACAGTATATATAATACTAGATATTATATGGTTTTTAATTGGGTATGGAATATGGCGATATtggaaattattaaatgatattaagaattttccaatttatgaaagaattaatttagaaaCACAAGGAGGTAGAACTATTCAACCAGAAAGTATTGATTTTGATAGTGTATCTTTAAGAGATTTTGAAAGATTAGCGGCATTTGGATGGCGAAGAGGAACCcattaa